The following coding sequences are from one Neovison vison isolate M4711 chromosome X, ASM_NN_V1, whole genome shotgun sequence window:
- the ZNF41 gene encoding zinc finger protein 41 — MPANQSSPQWSSVLAAEGHGSLCEVSVSFEDVTVDFSKEEWQHLDPAQRRLYRDVTLENYSHLRSVGCQVPKPEVIFKLEQGEGPWTLEGETPHQSWSDEDIGGKQHQRIAGKVSLHCEKFGQPIGEDPLCSILEELWQNNSQLERYRESQNHPLSHVKVLIKERGYECKNIEKIIHVSTKLVPSIKSLRNYDPFGKSLKHTLNLHNHNKSNATKKLDKIFGNDNNFAPSSSSPETVNTGANSCDINQCEKHLGNKQTLIHHQTIQTGEQLPVCTECVKSFPQKPHLSEHQRIHAEEKSHECHKSHKALRQKPPINVPQSAYTGDKPYICTQCEKAFTLKSNLITHQKIHTGQKPYKCSECGKAFFHRSYLFRHMRIHTGEKPYECRECGRGFSQNSDLTIHQKTHTGERHYACSECGKAFTRKSALRMHQRIHTGEKPYVCPECGKAFIQKSHFNTHQRIHTGEKPYECSECRKSFTKKSQLHVHQRIHTGEKPYICTECGKVFTHRTNLTTHQKTHTGEKPYTCAECGKAFSDQSNLIKHQKTHTGEKPYKCNGCGKAFIWKSRLKIHQKSHIGERHYECNECGKAFIQKSTLSVHQRIHTGEKPYVCPECGKAFIQKSHFIAHHRIHTGEKPYECSDCGKCFTKKSQLRVHQKIHTGEKPNICTECGKAFTDRSNLITHQKIHTREKPYKCSDCGKTFTWKSRLTIHQKSHTGERHYECGKCGKAFIQKATLSMHQIIHTGKKPYACTECQKAFTDRSNLIKHQKTHSGEKA; from the exons ATGCCAGCTAACCAGAGTTCTCCCCAGTGGTCCTCGGTCCTGGCTGCAGAGGGACATGGCAGCCTGTGtgag GTCTCCGTGTCATTTGAGGATGTGACTGTGGACTTCAGCAAGGAAGAGTGGCAGCACTTGGACCCTGCTCAGAGACGCTTGTACCGGGATGTGACGCTGGAGAATTACAGCCACCTGCGCTCAGTGG GGTGCCAGGTTCCCAAACCAGAGGTCATCTTCAAGTTGGAGCAAGGAGAGGGGCCATGGACATTGGAGGGGGAAACCCCACATCAGAGCTGGTCAG acgaAGATATTGGGGGAAAGCAACACCAGAGAATTGCTGGGAAAGTTTCATTGCATTGTGAGAAATTTGGTCAACCCATAGGAGAAGATCCATTGTGTTCCATTTTAGAAGAATTGTGGCAAAACAACAGCCAGCTAGAGAGATATCGGGAGAGCCAGAATCACCCTTTAAGTCATGTGAAAGTGTTGATTAAGGAGAGAGGCTATGAATGtaagaatattgaaaaaataatccaTGTGAGTACCAAGCTTGTCCCTTCAATTAAAAGTCTCCGTAACTATGACCCATTTGGAAAGAGTCTGAAGCAtactttaaacttacacaatcATAATAAAAGCAATGCAACAAAGAAGCTTGATAAGATTTTTGGAAATGATAATAATTTTGCCCCTAGCTCTTCGTCTCCTGAGACTGTGAATACAGGGGCAAATTCCTGTGACATTAATCAATGTGAAAAACATCTTGGCAACAAACAAACTCTCATCCACCATCAGACAATTCAGACTGGGGAGCAACTGCCTGTATGTACTGAGTGTGTAAAGAGCTTCCCCCAAAAGCCGCATCTCTCTGAGCATCAGAGAATTCATGCTGAGGAAAAATCCCATGAATGTCATAAAAGCCACAAAGCCCTCAGGCAGAAGCCACCAATTAATGTACCTCAAAGTGCTTATACAGGAGACAAACCCTATATATGTACTCAATGTGAGAAGGCCTTTACTCTCAAGTCGAACCTCATTACACATCAGAAAATTCATACTGGGCAGAAACCCTATAAATGCAGTGAATGCGGAAAAGCCTTTTTCCACAGATCCTATCTCTTTAGACACATGAGAATCCATACGGGAGAAAAGCCCTACGAATGCCGTGAGTGTGGAAGAGGCTTCTCCCAGAATTCAGACCTTACCATACATCAGAAAACTCATACGGGAGAGAGACACTACGCGTGCAGCGAATGCGGGAAAGCCTTCACCAGAAAGTCAGCACTCAGAATGCATCAGAGAatccacacaggagagaaaccctacGTATGCCCTGAATGCGGGAAGGCCTTcatccagaaatcccacttcaACACACATCAGAGAATCCATACCGGTGAGAAGCCTTACGAATGCAGCGAGTGCAGAAAGTCGTTCACTAAGAAGTCACAGCTCCACGTGCATCAAAGAATTCACACAGGGGAAAAACCCTATATATGTACAGAATGTGGAAAGGTCTTCACACACAGGACAAACCTCACTACACATCAGAAaactcatactggagagaaaccctatacGTGTGCTGAATGTGGCAAGGCTTTCAGCGACCAGTCAAATCTCATTAAACACCAGAAAAcgcacactggagagaaaccctataaatgcAACGGCTGTGGAAAAGCCTTCATATGGAAGTCACGCCTCAAAATACATCAGAAATCTCATATTGGAGAGAGACACTATGAATGCAacgaatgtgggaaagccttcatcCAGAAATCGACACTAAGTGTGCATCAGAGAatccacacaggagagaaaccctacGTTTGTCCTGAATGCGGGAAGGCCTTcatccagaaatcccacttcaTTGCACATCATAGAATCCACACCGGAGAGAAGCCTTACGAGTGCAGTGACTGTGGAAAGTGCTTTACTAAGAAGTCACAGCTTCGTGTGCATCAGAAGATTCACACAGGGGAGAAACCCAATATATGCACCGAATGTGGAAAGGCCTTCACTGACAGGTCCAATCTGATAACACACCAGAAAATCCACACTagagagaaaccctataaatgtagTGACTGCGGAAAAACCTTCACTTGGAAGTCCCGCCTCACTATCCATCAGAAATCTCATACTGGAGAGAGACACTATGAATGCGGTAAATGCGGGAAAGCCTTCATCCAGAAAGCAACGTTAAGCATGCATCAGATTATTCATACTGGAAAGAAACCCTATGCCTGTACAGAATGTCAGAAGGCCTTCACCGACAGATCGAATCTCATTAAGCACCAGAAAACTCACAGTGGAGAAAAAGCATAA